DNA sequence from the Candidatus Kryptoniota bacterium genome:
GGCCCGCGATGAATCCGAAGAGCTTAGGTCTTTCCTGGGCGTTATAAAGAACTGCCTTCGTCTCCTGGTAAATGATGCCGGACGCGCCGAAGGACACGTTTCTATCCAAGACACCGATCTTTCCAACGTGCCGTGCAAGTTCCCGAATCTCTTCCAGCGGAAAAGGACGGAAAGTCCTGACCTTTAAGAGCCCAACCGGGAATCCGAGACTTCTCATTTCATCAACTGCGATCCGGGCAGTGCTCACCGCTGTAGCCGAGGTAATGAGAACGACCTCGGCGCCCTCTACGCAATATGATTCTACAAGTCCTCCGTACGAGCGGCCGAACTTCTGCGAATATTCTGAATCAGTGTCACGGATAACCTGGCGCGCATCCTCCATCGCTTGAAAGAGTTTATATCTCATTTCCATATAAGCTTCGGGCCCGATAAGTGCCCCGTAGGCGCGCGGCTCAGCCGGGTCGATCCGAAACTGGGCTCTCCTTTGAGGAAGAAATTCGTCCACTACTTCTTGCCGCGGAATAGCAACAGGTTCCGATGTATGACTTAGAACAAATGCATCGAGATTAATCATTATCGGCAACGATACAGTTTCGGCAATCTTGAAAGCTTGTATAACCGTGTCGAGAACTTCCTGGTTGCTCTCAGCGTAGAACTGCAGCCAGCCCGTGTCACGCTGCGAGAGTGAGTCATTATGGTCGACATAGATCGACCATGGAGGGGCCATGGCACGGTTGACATTAACCATTACGATGGGAAGTCTGCTTCCGGCCGACCAGTGAAGAAGTTCATGCATGAGCGCTAGACCCTGGGATGACGTTGCGGTGAACGCCCGGGCGCCGGCGATCGATGCGCCGATACAGGAAGCCATTGCCGAATGCTCCGACTCGACTTTTATGAATCGGGCATTCAAGTCTTTGTGGCTGACAATCTCCGACAACTTTTCGACAACACCGGTTTGCGGAGTGATCGGATATGCGGCGATCACTTGCACACGGGCGAGCATGACCGCGTAAGATGCGGCATGCGTCCCTTCGATCACCAATATTTTGTCGATAGAAGGATGGATCAGCCCGCTCTTTTCATCTATTCCCATTGCACATCCTCCTCGACGAGCTCCATCGCCTCGCGCGGGCACTCGTTCACACATATCCCGCATCCTTTGCAATGGTCATAGTCGATCGAGTATTCGCCGAACTCGTCTTTGCGAATTGACACGTCTGGACAAAAGGTCATGCAAATGTCGCAGTGGAGACACGTTCCGCAGTTGAAGCACCTCTCCACTTCCCTGATCGCTTCCAGTTCCGCTATTGTCTTGTTGACTTCATTGAAAGAAATCCTGCTCCTTGCAAGAGTGATCCTTGGGACCGCAATTCTTGTTTCGTGGGGGAAATAGAATGTATTTATGTCCTCAGGCTTAACCACCTCAGGGATTCCGTCGTCCAACTTTGTTTTCCAGCCGAGGAATTCATCAATTGAAGCAGCTGCATCCTTTCCCGCGCGGATCGCGTTTACGACAGTTCCGTTGGGATTTGTCGCGGCATCGCCTCCGGCGAAAATTCCCGGTACACCTGTAGCATGGTCTTCGTCGACAAACACACGTACACCTTTTTTCAAAAATGAATACGGGAGAAAAGAAAGTTCAGGTTCTTCGCCAATTGCCGAAATGACGGTATCACCTTTGATCGAGAGATGTGAATGCGCGATCGGAATCGGAGTACGTCTACCGCTCGCGTCCGGCTCACCTAGTTTCATCCGCTGGAGTTGGATGCCTGAAACCTTCTTCCTGATTGTTGTTACTTTCACCGGTGCAACAAGGAATTCGAACTTTACCCCTTCCTTCTCGGCCTCTTCGATTTCTTCAGGAACCGCCGGCATTTCGGCCCTGGTACGCCGGTAGAGTATAGTGACCCTCTTTCCGAGTCTTAGCGCGCTTCTCGCGGCATCGATTGCCGTATTGCCGCCTCCGACAACAAGCACGTTCCGGCCGATTCTCGGTTGATTCCCGATACTCAATTGATATAAGAAACCGACTCCGGAAAATACACCGGCTGCTTCTTCGCCTTCGATTTCCATCTTCTTGCTGCGCCCGGCACCGACTGCGGCGAACACCGCATCATAACGCTCAAGGTCGCTCCATGGCACGTTCGCCCCGATTTGCGAATCGACTTTTATCTGCACTCCGAGACTTGTGATGTCAGCGATCTCTTTATCCAGGACATTCCTCGGGAGGCGATAATTAGGAATTCCGTACCGGAGCATTCCGCCCGGTTCGTGCTCCGATTCGAAGACAGTTACTCGATACCCTTTTCTAGCAAGCTGGTACGCGCACGAGAGACCCGCCGGTCCTGAACCGATGACAGCTACTTTTTCACTCTTAGGCGATACCGCGGCTGGAGGAAGTTTCTTGATGTGGAAGTTCTTGTCTGCAACAAATCGTTCGATATTATGCACTCCGATTGCCTCATCGTACGGCGCCCTGTTGCATTTCCCCTCGCACGGATGGTAACATACCCTTCCCGTGACGCCCGGGAGTGGATTGTCTTCGAGAATCTTGAACCATGCTTCCTCATATTTCTGTTGTCTGACCAGTTCAAAGTAATCGGGTATCTTTTCGCCAGCCGGGCAACTCACCGAGCAGGGAGAAGTTTTCGTCTTATAGATTGGTCTGACATGACGCCAGCTCCCGGTAGGAATTTTTCTGGTCGACTCCAGCGAGAATGCCAGCGGCGGCATTTCTTCGACGGTGGTGAATTTATATTTTTCCATTTGACTCAACCTTCAGTTTACACTAACATTCGATAGGATATTCACTTCATCATAAGCCTCGTACGCAGCTGCGGCGTTCTGATCTCGCATAATCGGTACACCTTCGCGGATCGCTTCGACAACCGCCTCGATTCCTACCACACCCGTGAATTTCGCGAACGCTCCAAGCACAGCCGTGTTGACTATCGGAATGCTTTTCGTCCCGAGGCTGTGCCTGACTGCGATGTCCGAGGCATCCACGGTAGCAATACGATATTCGTCCGGTAGATCCAACAACCCGGCCTGGGCGGACGAGTTCACAAGAATCGAACCGCCTTTCTTGAGTCCTGAGAATACATCGGTTGATTTAATAAGAGTCGCATCAAGAATGATGAGATGGTCGGGCTCATAAATCGCGGTGCGCAGCCTCACCGGCTTGTCGTCCACCCTGGTGAACGCGAGAACCGGCGCGCCTCTTCGCTCCACCCCGAATGAAGGGAACGATTGCGCAAACCGACCTTCCTTGAATATCGCGGAGGCAAGAATCTTTGCCGCGATCACTCCGCCTTGTCCACCTCTTCCGTGCATCCGAATTTCTATCATCCTGTTCTCCTTTGTGGTTCGTCCATAGGATCAGCGAATTTTGTCCGCCTTTCCGGCTGTGGAACAAGGAACACGGATTTCAGAAGGTCAAATGCCGTGCCTGCGAACGATGGCCTTTAGGCGTGTTTAGGAGGCTTCGAGTCGAAACCCCAAAGAACGAATGAGACAACCTGCCACAGCCACCCCAACTCTTGAGGCCGACTTCCGGCCGATTGATTCCTGCTGTTGAAGGGAATAATTCCTCGTCGGACGCGATTTAACAGTGATTTTCAAGCCGGAACTCACGAAATTGTGCGTAACCCAAATTAAATCCTGAATTCTCAAAATGCAGAAGAATGGCTTTGTCGATACGCACTCACATTTGAATCACGCCGACTACGAAAAAGTTGAAGAAGTAATTTCCAGAGCTTTGGATGCTAACGTCTTGAATTTCGTCGTTCCCGGATGGGACCTACCATCGAGCGAACGCGCAATAGAACTCTCACAGAAATTCCCCGGTGTTTATGCAGCCGTCGGCTTCCATCCTCATGACGCTTCGAAGGCTGACTCAGATTCTTTGAACAGAATCCGCGAGCTGTCGTCCCATGATAAGGTAGTGGCCATCGGGGAGATAGGACTTGATTACCATTACAATCTCTCGCCTCCCCAAGTCCAGCGGAAAGTTCTTGAAGAGCAAATTGAAATTGCAAAGGAAGTTAAAATACCGGTCACACTGCACAACCGTGAATCGGACTCGGACCTTCTTGAGATTCTCGAGCGACAGATATCGTCGGGCTGGAGCCTGAAAAAGAGATTTGATTACCAGTTAAAGACGCAGCCGCGGGGAGTACTTCACAGTTTCAATTCGACCGTAGAAGTTGCAACTCGGGCCATAGAGATGGGCTTCTATTTAGGGATCAGCGGAATGATCACTTTCGGTAAGAAAGATTCCGAATCGAATCTCCAGAAGACCGTAAGGAGTATCCAGCCTGAGCACTTCCTCCTGGAGACAGACGCACCATATCTCGCGCCCGCGCCTCACCGCGGCAAAAGAAATGAGCCCTCATATATACCTCTCATTGCGGAAAAAATTGCGACGCTCCAGGGATTTACTATTGAGGACATGCGCCGATGCACTTCATACAACGCCTACAAACTTTTCGGTATCGGGGATGTTCCGGAGCCGAGAATCACTTACCGGATAAAAGATTCATTGTACCTGAACCTGACTCTACGCTGCGACTCAGATTGTATCTTCTGCGATCGCAAGGGCGAGGCCATGGTGAAGGGATACAATCTCCACATCGCGGATGAACCATCAGCAGCTCAACTAATTGAAGAGATCGCCGACCCGCTAAAGTACAAGGAAATAGTTTTCTGCGGTTACGGTGAGCCGACGATAAGACTGGACGTTGTCAGGGAGGTCGCGCGATACGTCAAGGAAAGAGGAGGCAGGACGCGATTGGATACTGACGGACACGGAAGCGTCATAAACCACAGAAACATTCTTCCCGAACTTCAAGGGATCATAGACTCGGTGTCGATCAGCCTGAACTCGATTGACCCGACGGAATATCAGAAGTTGATGGGAGGGATTGACAAGCATCAGTGGCAAGCGATGATCGATTTCGCGCAGGAGGCCGGAAAGTTCATTCCTGAGGTGTTCATGTCGGTCGTGGGGCTGAACGGGCGAGAGGAAGCGAAGACAAGGGAATTTGTTGAAAATGAGATCGGCGCACAATTCAAAAATCGGCCGCTCTTTAGATAAAGTCTTCGTCGTGACTGTCCGCGCCGGCCGCAGCCGGCTGCGACGACCTCCGCAGAAGACCGGCTTCCGACGTGAGGGAGTGACTCGTTGTTTTTTTAATGACAACCCGATAATATTGCAGTTGACCTAATGCTGAAATGGGACGCCTAATGAAGAATCAAAGGCCGCATACCAGGGAGCATGCGTTGGGCGGCGACGACCATCTTCTCGTATCTTTCACGAGAATCTGCGATTCCATCATCTCGGGATCCGACGTAGGTCCGGGGATTTCGGAATTTCAGAAGCTTCTCTCAGGTATCTGCGGAGTGAACTCGATATCGCTCTACATGCTCGACGAGCATACAGGCGATTTTGAGCTCGTGACCGGTTCAGGCAGCAACCACCATCGGCCGGCCATCATTAGTAAGGACGGCGATGAGCCGCTCGCTTCTCTTTCCAAGCTGCGGGAGCCGATCCACTTGTACGGTAAATCCCCCGAGTTCGCCGGCATCAAGAAGAAGCTCCTTGTCGGGGACGGTGTAGAATCCATAGATGTATTTCCGCTCGAGTACCGGTCGAAACCGCTCGGCTTTCTGGTTGCTTCGTTTTCCTCGGAGCTCGGCCCGCAGGGAGATCATGGTCGGTCTACCAAGATTCTTGAAGCCGCCGCCTCACAACTCTCAATAACTCTTCATTCCCGGAACCTAAATACCCGCTACGAAACACTCCGCGAGAAATACGCTTCAGCACTTTCAGAGATCAGTTCGGCCATATT
Encoded proteins:
- a CDS encoding NAD(P)-binding protein encodes the protein MEKYKFTTVEEMPPLAFSLESTRKIPTGSWRHVRPIYKTKTSPCSVSCPAGEKIPDYFELVRQQKYEEAWFKILEDNPLPGVTGRVCYHPCEGKCNRAPYDEAIGVHNIERFVADKNFHIKKLPPAAVSPKSEKVAVIGSGPAGLSCAYQLARKGYRVTVFESEHEPGGMLRYGIPNYRLPRNVLDKEIADITSLGVQIKVDSQIGANVPWSDLERYDAVFAAVGAGRSKKMEIEGEEAAGVFSGVGFLYQLSIGNQPRIGRNVLVVGGGNTAIDAARSALRLGKRVTILYRRTRAEMPAVPEEIEEAEKEGVKFEFLVAPVKVTTIRKKVSGIQLQRMKLGEPDASGRRTPIPIAHSHLSIKGDTVISAIGEEPELSFLPYSFLKKGVRVFVDEDHATGVPGIFAGGDAATNPNGTVVNAIRAGKDAAASIDEFLGWKTKLDDGIPEVVKPEDINTFYFPHETRIAVPRITLARSRISFNEVNKTIAELEAIREVERCFNCGTCLHCDICMTFCPDVSIRKDEFGEYSIDYDHCKGCGICVNECPREAMELVEEDVQWE
- a CDS encoding 2-oxoacid:acceptor oxidoreductase family protein, giving the protein MIEIRMHGRGGQGGVIAAKILASAIFKEGRFAQSFPSFGVERRGAPVLAFTRVDDKPVRLRTAIYEPDHLIILDATLIKSTDVFSGLKKGGSILVNSSAQAGLLDLPDEYRIATVDASDIAVRHSLGTKSIPIVNTAVLGAFAKFTGVVGIEAVVEAIREGVPIMRDQNAAAAYEAYDEVNILSNVSVN
- a CDS encoding TatD family hydrolase, yielding MQKNGFVDTHSHLNHADYEKVEEVISRALDANVLNFVVPGWDLPSSERAIELSQKFPGVYAAVGFHPHDASKADSDSLNRIRELSSHDKVVAIGEIGLDYHYNLSPPQVQRKVLEEQIEIAKEVKIPVTLHNRESDSDLLEILERQISSGWSLKKRFDYQLKTQPRGVLHSFNSTVEVATRAIEMGFYLGISGMITFGKKDSESNLQKTVRSIQPEHFLLETDAPYLAPAPHRGKRNEPSYIPLIAEKIATLQGFTIEDMRRCTSYNAYKLFGIGDVPEPRITYRIKDSLYLNLTLRCDSDCIFCDRKGEAMVKGYNLHIADEPSAAQLIEEIADPLKYKEIVFCGYGEPTIRLDVVREVARYVKERGGRTRLDTDGHGSVINHRNILPELQGIIDSVSISLNSIDPTEYQKLMGGIDKHQWQAMIDFAQEAGKFIPEVFMSVVGLNGREEAKTREFVENEIGAQFKNRPLFR
- the porA gene encoding pyruvate ferredoxin oxidoreductase, translated to MGIDEKSGLIHPSIDKILVIEGTHAASYAVMLARVQVIAAYPITPQTGVVEKLSEIVSHKDLNARFIKVESEHSAMASCIGASIAGARAFTATSSQGLALMHELLHWSAGSRLPIVMVNVNRAMAPPWSIYVDHNDSLSQRDTGWLQFYAESNQEVLDTVIQAFKIAETVSLPIMINLDAFVLSHTSEPVAIPRQEVVDEFLPQRRAQFRIDPAEPRAYGALIGPEAYMEMRYKLFQAMEDARQVIRDTDSEYSQKFGRSYGGLVESYCVEGAEVVLITSATAVSTARIAVDEMRSLGFPVGLLKVRTFRPFPLEEIRELARHVGKIGVLDRNVSFGASGIIYQETKAVLYNAQERPKLFGFIAGLGGRDITPDTVKEIFSYMLNHETPDHESVWIGLKQRSDGPEIGPPEKGA